Proteins from one Lachnospiraceae bacterium KGMB03038 genomic window:
- a CDS encoding nucleoside deaminase, whose protein sequence is MADTDEKYMREAVRQAKKAYAIGEVPIGCVIVYQDKIIGRGYNRRTVDKNTLAHAELIAIRKASRKMGDWRLEGCTMYVTLEPCQMCSGAIVQSRMERVVIGCMNPKAGCAGSILNLLQMEEFNHRVDITTGVLGEECSQMMKGFFRELREKKRRD, encoded by the coding sequence ATGGCAGATACAGATGAAAAATATATGCGGGAGGCGGTACGGCAGGCAAAGAAAGCTTATGCCATCGGAGAAGTGCCGATTGGCTGTGTGATCGTTTATCAGGATAAGATTATCGGTCGGGGCTATAACCGACGGACAGTAGATAAAAATACGCTGGCCCACGCAGAACTGATCGCTATCAGGAAAGCCAGCAGGAAAATGGGAGACTGGCGGTTGGAAGGGTGTACTATGTATGTGACTTTGGAACCGTGTCAGATGTGTTCCGGAGCGATCGTACAGTCCCGGATGGAGCGGGTGGTGATCGGGTGTATGAATCCGAAAGCCGGCTGTGCGGGATCAATCCTGAACCTTCTGCAGATGGAAGAGTTTAATCACCGGGTTGATATTACAACAGGGGTGCTGGGAGAAGAATGCAGTCAGATGATGAAAGGATTCTTCCGGGAACTGCGGGAGAAAAAAAGAAGGGATTGA
- a CDS encoding DUF4080 domain-containing protein produces MKILLTAVNAKYIHSNLAVYSLKAYAEKKLPHKSPTEIAIREYTINQKTDEIMGSIFEEAPDVLCFSCYIWNRQVVEMLVRDLGRIRPDMMIWLGGPEVSYDSETVLERLPQVKGVMKGEGEETFAKLCELCEKEGLADQKLAAVAGITFRQEDGRIVENPWREPMDLSRIPFVYQDMGEFAHKIIYYESSRGCPFSCSYCLSSIDKKLRFRDLRLVEEELRFFLDAKVPQVKFVDRTFNCSHSHALAIWKYIREHDNGVTNFHFEVSADLFNEEELKLLETMRPGLVQLEIGVQSTNPKTLEAIRRIMDFDKLSQSVRRIGKMKNIHQHLDLIAGLPYEDIVSFARSFDDVYRLKPHQLQLGFLKVLKGSWMKENEKAYGLIYKSDPPYEVLETRWISYGDILRLKGIEEMVEIYYNSRQFERTIEELENVCESPWALYERLWDYYRKKQFQGQQHKRSARYEILLEFIGEILPEQKERFRELLIYDYYLRENAKSRPDFAGDETVTAREAKRFYAEEEEARRYLPAYSKYDRNQMRKMTHLEYFACMDQVVLFDYRERNPINQEARTCIFPSEEIKEKKNGEEKDKRDSGDPRPGIWDGL; encoded by the coding sequence ATGAAAATCTTACTGACAGCAGTCAACGCAAAATACATTCACTCAAATCTGGCGGTGTACAGCCTGAAGGCATATGCCGAGAAGAAGCTTCCCCACAAGTCTCCGACAGAGATCGCGATCCGGGAATATACGATCAACCAAAAAACGGACGAGATCATGGGAAGTATTTTTGAAGAGGCGCCGGATGTTTTATGTTTTTCCTGCTACATCTGGAATCGGCAGGTGGTGGAAATGCTGGTAAGGGATTTGGGCAGGATCAGGCCGGATATGATGATATGGCTTGGAGGCCCGGAGGTCTCTTATGACAGTGAGACGGTATTGGAGCGTCTGCCTCAGGTTAAAGGAGTGATGAAGGGCGAAGGGGAAGAAACCTTTGCTAAGCTCTGTGAATTGTGTGAGAAGGAAGGGCTTGCGGATCAAAAATTAGCCGCTGTCGCGGGAATCACCTTCCGGCAGGAAGACGGAAGGATCGTGGAGAATCCATGGAGAGAGCCGATGGATTTAAGCAGGATTCCTTTTGTCTATCAAGATATGGGAGAGTTCGCCCACAAGATCATCTATTATGAATCCAGCAGAGGCTGTCCCTTTTCCTGCAGCTACTGTCTCTCTTCCATCGACAAGAAACTAAGGTTCCGTGATCTTCGTCTGGTAGAAGAAGAACTGCGGTTTTTTCTCGATGCGAAAGTGCCGCAGGTAAAGTTTGTTGATCGGACATTTAACTGCAGTCATTCTCACGCTTTGGCAATATGGAAGTATATCAGGGAGCATGACAACGGCGTGACGAATTTCCATTTTGAGGTGTCGGCGGATCTGTTCAATGAGGAAGAATTAAAACTGCTTGAAACCATGCGGCCTGGTCTGGTGCAGCTGGAAATCGGGGTACAGTCTACCAATCCAAAGACCCTGGAAGCGATCCGGCGGATTATGGACTTTGACAAGCTCTCCCAATCGGTGAGAAGGATCGGGAAAATGAAAAACATTCATCAACACCTGGATCTGATCGCAGGGCTTCCCTATGAAGATATTGTAAGTTTCGCCAGATCATTCGATGATGTATACCGGCTGAAACCACACCAGCTTCAGCTTGGCTTCCTAAAGGTCTTAAAAGGATCCTGGATGAAGGAAAACGAGAAGGCTTACGGTCTGATCTATAAAAGCGACCCGCCTTATGAAGTTCTGGAGACCCGGTGGATTTCTTATGGGGATATACTCCGTCTGAAAGGGATTGAAGAGATGGTCGAGATCTACTACAACAGCCGCCAGTTTGAACGTACAATAGAGGAATTGGAAAATGTGTGTGAATCTCCTTGGGCCCTGTATGAAAGACTGTGGGATTATTATAGGAAGAAACAGTTCCAAGGCCAGCAGCATAAAAGAAGCGCAAGATATGAGATCCTTCTGGAATTTATCGGCGAAATACTGCCGGAGCAAAAAGAGCGGTTCCGCGAACTTTTAATCTATGATTATTATCTGAGGGAAAACGCGAAGAGCCGGCCGGACTTCGCGGGAGATGAAACGGTGACGGCAAGAGAGGCAAAGCGGTTTTACGCAGAGGAAGAAGAGGCAAGGCGGTATCTGCCGGCCTATAGCAAATATGACAGAAATCAGATGCGTAAGATGACTCATTTGGAATACTTTGCCTGCATGGATCAGGTTGTCCTGTTTGATTACCGGGAGAGAAATCCCATCAACCAGGAGGCCAGAACCTGTATTTTCCCATCGGAAGAGATAAAGGAGAAAAAGAATGGTGAAGAAAAGGACAAAAGAGATTCTGGAGATCCTCGACCGGGAATTTGGGACGGACTATAA
- the nth gene encoding endonuclease III has protein sequence MKKRTKEILEILDREFGTDYKCYLNYEAPWQLLAATMLSAQCTDARVNIVTADLFQKYPSAEALADADLKELEEDIRPTGFFHNKAKNLKACMTQIRDQFGGEVPETLEDLTSLPGVGRKTANVIRGNIYHDPSVVVDTHVKRISARLGLTKNSDPEKVEYDLMQELPKDHWILYNIQIITFGRKICTARSPKCGECFLQKYCKEYRMKRNG, from the coding sequence GTGAAGAAAAGGACAAAAGAGATTCTGGAGATCCTCGACCGGGAATTTGGGACGGACTATAAATGTTACCTGAACTATGAGGCGCCCTGGCAGCTTCTGGCGGCCACTATGCTCAGCGCGCAGTGTACAGATGCCCGGGTCAATATTGTGACGGCGGATCTGTTTCAGAAGTATCCGTCGGCAGAAGCTCTGGCGGATGCGGATCTAAAAGAGCTGGAAGAAGATATCCGCCCCACTGGATTCTTCCATAACAAAGCGAAGAATTTAAAAGCATGTATGACCCAGATCAGGGACCAGTTTGGCGGAGAAGTACCGGAGACGCTGGAGGATCTGACTTCTCTGCCGGGAGTAGGAAGGAAGACGGCCAATGTGATCCGGGGAAATATCTATCATGATCCCAGTGTGGTAGTAGATACTCACGTGAAGCGCATTTCCGCAAGACTGGGATTGACGAAAAATTCAGATCCGGAGAAGGTGGAGTACGACCTGATGCAAGAACTGCCCAAAGATCATTGGATCCTCTATAATATCCAGATTATTACGTTTGGAAGAAAAATTTGTACGGCGCGAAGTCCCAAATGTGGAGAATGTTTCTTGCAAAAATATTGTAAAGAGTATAGAATGAAGAGAAATGGGTAA
- a CDS encoding tRNA (cytidine(34)-2'-O)-methyltransferase: MLNIVLHEPEIPANTGNIGRTCVATGTRLHLIEPLGFRLNEKNLKRAGMDYWNDLDVRTYINYEEFLEKNPNARIYMATTKAQKAYTEVSYEPDCYIMFGKESAGIPEEILVRHKNDCVRIPMAGGIRSLNLANSAAIILYEALRQNDFLGMERTGHLHHLKW, from the coding sequence ATGCTCAATATCGTTCTGCATGAGCCGGAGATCCCCGCCAATACCGGAAATATCGGGAGAACCTGCGTGGCCACTGGGACTCGTCTTCATCTGATCGAGCCCTTGGGCTTTCGATTAAATGAGAAAAATCTTAAGAGAGCAGGGATGGACTACTGGAATGACCTGGATGTGAGGACCTACATTAACTATGAGGAGTTTCTGGAGAAAAATCCAAATGCCAGGATTTATATGGCGACTACCAAGGCTCAGAAAGCTTATACAGAGGTGAGTTACGAACCGGACTGCTATATTATGTTTGGGAAAGAAAGCGCGGGAATACCGGAGGAAATTTTGGTGCGGCATAAGAATGACTGTGTCAGAATCCCCATGGCAGGAGGGATACGTTCCCTGAATCTAGCCAATTCCGCGGCTATCATCCTTTATGAGGCGCTGCGTCAGAATGACTTCCTGGGGATGGAGAGGACAGGACATCTTCATCATCTGAAATGGTAA
- a CDS encoding V-type ATP synthase subunit I, which produces MAVLPMQRVSICALKKDRKAILEKIQSMGIMEMNQVAEGEEGFGTMDTVSARLSFDKKAQTAEQALAVLETYAPEKQSIFASLAGKDLVEKEKFDGTVADREEILETASLLLTDHKKIAEDKASIQKLENQIETLTPWLNLDVPMNYAGTKKAAMLLGTMPKETTLESIYARFADQELEAVDVETVYSDRDAVYLAVFCMRESESKVEEVLRAEGFARPTQAVEEIPRRQKEILEAEIQKLNKRIEETEEEIRQQEKSREPLKMISDYYRMRAEKYAVLGTLPQSQRTFVMSGYVPARFVPAVQKAIGEKFDCVLDIEEVKEEEDSPTVLKNNSFSASMEGVVASYGLPNKKEVDPTTIMSFFYVFFFGMMLSDAAYGAIIAIVCFVLLKKFPRMSSGMHKSLKMFMYCGISTVVWGILFGGYFGDVIPVVSETFFGTRINVDALWFVPLDDPMKLLIYSMLFGLIHLFVGHGIKGYMCLKDGNIKDFICDVVLWYVFLIGLILMLIPSDIFASVAQTKIVFPPVLNTLAKALAIIGAVGLLLMSGRDNKNPALRLALGAYDIYNVTGWLSDVLSYSRLLALGLATGVIASVINEMGSMFGNGILGAIGFIIVFIIGHTMNMGINILGAYVHTNRLQFVEFFGKFYDGSGRPFNPFESNTKYVDVKEETKS; this is translated from the coding sequence ATGGCAGTACTGCCGATGCAAAGAGTCAGTATCTGCGCGCTGAAAAAAGATCGTAAGGCTATTCTGGAAAAAATACAGTCTATGGGGATCATGGAAATGAACCAGGTTGCTGAAGGTGAAGAGGGCTTTGGAACGATGGATACGGTAAGTGCCAGGCTGAGTTTTGACAAAAAAGCTCAGACGGCAGAGCAGGCGTTAGCTGTCCTGGAGACTTACGCCCCAGAGAAGCAGTCCATATTCGCAAGTCTGGCGGGAAAGGACCTGGTGGAAAAAGAGAAGTTTGACGGGACAGTGGCAGACAGAGAAGAGATCCTTGAAACAGCCAGCCTGCTGCTGACAGATCACAAGAAGATCGCTGAGGATAAAGCCAGCATCCAGAAGCTGGAAAATCAGATCGAAACACTGACCCCCTGGCTGAACCTGGATGTCCCTATGAATTACGCGGGAACCAAGAAGGCGGCTATGCTTTTGGGGACAATGCCGAAAGAGACCACGCTGGAAAGTATCTACGCCAGATTTGCCGACCAGGAATTGGAGGCCGTAGATGTAGAAACGGTCTACAGTGACAGAGACGCCGTTTATCTGGCGGTGTTCTGCATGAGGGAGTCGGAAAGTAAGGTTGAGGAAGTATTGAGGGCCGAAGGATTTGCGCGCCCGACACAGGCAGTAGAAGAGATCCCGCGCAGGCAGAAAGAGATTCTGGAAGCAGAGATTCAAAAACTAAATAAAAGGATCGAAGAGACGGAAGAAGAAATCCGCCAGCAGGAAAAAAGCAGAGAGCCTTTAAAGATGATCAGTGATTACTATCGGATGAGGGCTGAGAAATACGCGGTGCTGGGAACACTTCCTCAGTCTCAGAGAACATTTGTGATGAGCGGTTATGTGCCGGCCCGGTTTGTACCGGCGGTACAGAAGGCGATCGGAGAGAAGTTTGATTGTGTGCTTGATATTGAGGAAGTGAAAGAAGAGGAAGATTCACCGACAGTTCTTAAGAATAATAGTTTTTCAGCCAGCATGGAAGGCGTGGTTGCCTCTTATGGACTTCCCAATAAAAAAGAAGTTGATCCGACAACGATCATGTCATTTTTCTATGTATTCTTTTTTGGAATGATGTTATCTGACGCGGCGTATGGAGCGATCATTGCCATCGTCTGCTTCGTACTATTGAAGAAATTCCCGAGAATGAGCAGCGGTATGCACAAGTCATTAAAAATGTTTATGTATTGTGGGATTTCCACGGTTGTATGGGGAATCCTCTTTGGGGGATACTTTGGCGATGTGATACCGGTCGTGTCGGAGACGTTCTTCGGGACACGCATCAATGTAGACGCTCTTTGGTTTGTTCCATTGGATGACCCTATGAAGCTGCTGATCTATTCAATGCTGTTTGGTCTGATCCACCTTTTTGTAGGGCACGGGATCAAAGGATATATGTGTCTGAAAGATGGAAATATAAAAGACTTTATCTGTGATGTAGTCTTGTGGTATGTATTCCTGATCGGTTTGATCCTGATGCTGATCCCAAGCGATATCTTCGCGTCCGTTGCGCAGACTAAGATCGTGTTCCCGCCGGTTTTGAACACATTGGCAAAGGCGTTGGCGATCATTGGCGCGGTAGGGCTTTTGCTCATGTCTGGCCGGGACAATAAGAATCCGGCGCTCAGGCTTGCGCTTGGAGCGTACGATATCTATAATGTGACGGGCTGGCTGAGTGATGTGCTTTCTTACTCCCGTCTTCTGGCTTTGGGACTTGCGACAGGAGTTATCGCATCGGTCATCAATGAGATGGGTTCTATGTTCGGGAATGGGATCCTGGGAGCGATCGGATTCATCATCGTGTTTATCATTGGCCATACGATGAACATGGGAATCAATATATTGGGCGCGTACGTGCATACAAATCGTTTGCAGTTTGTAGAATTTTTTGGGAAATTTTATGACGGCAGTGGCCGGCCGTTCAATCCGTTTGAATCAAATACAAAATATGTAGATGTTAAGGAGGAAACGAAATCATGA
- a CDS encoding V-type ATP synthase subunit K: protein MSILGEMGIVYALLGAAAAVFLAGAGSALGVGIAGQAASGVVTEDPSKFAKVLIIQLLPGTQGIYGLLVGFITLSKIGLLGGGAADLSVITGLQILAACLPVGIVGLISGKSQGETAAAAIGIVAKKPDQFGKAMLFPAMVETYAILALLISILAVSAIQV, encoded by the coding sequence ATGAGTATTTTAGGTGAGATGGGAATTGTTTACGCATTACTGGGAGCAGCCGCGGCAGTATTTCTTGCGGGAGCGGGTTCCGCCCTCGGCGTAGGGATCGCTGGTCAGGCGGCCTCTGGAGTTGTTACAGAGGATCCGAGCAAATTCGCGAAAGTTCTGATCATCCAGCTTCTGCCTGGTACACAGGGAATCTATGGACTGCTGGTAGGATTCATCACGCTGTCTAAGATCGGTCTTCTGGGCGGAGGAGCGGCGGATCTGTCTGTGATCACAGGTCTGCAGATCCTGGCGGCATGTTTGCCGGTCGGAATCGTTGGACTGATCTCTGGAAAGTCTCAGGGAGAGACTGCGGCAGCGGCGATCGGGATCGTGGCCAAAAAGCCAGACCAGTTTGGTAAGGCGATGCTGTTCCCGGCTATGGTTGAGACATACGCGATCCTGGCGCTCCTGATCTCCATCTTAGCTGTATCTGCTATCCAGGTTTAA
- a CDS encoding V-type ATPase subunit → MSERYTYAVARIRALEVSLFSNAAIDQLIACQDYEQACQFLAERGWGDTDTVTDAEAMLTREEEKIWEVVKELHIDMENFAVLSYPKLFHNLKAAVKEAAVSDGNRHIYYDDVSIPGDVMREIVKEKDFYKLPANMQHAAQEAYEALLHTGDGQLCDVIIDRAALEAIYQAGKEAKADIIRAYAESTVGVADIKIAVRSQKTAKSVEFMKRAMAECDSINVDQLSKAALAGMEAIRDYLMGTAYAGGAEALAQSPSAFERWCDNRIIETISPQKYNAFTIGPVIAYVIARQNEIKTVRIILSGKLNDLPEDSIRERVREMYV, encoded by the coding sequence ATGAGTGAACGGTATACCTACGCGGTTGCGCGCATACGTGCCCTGGAGGTCTCTCTATTCTCCAACGCGGCGATCGACCAGCTGATCGCCTGCCAGGATTATGAACAGGCTTGCCAATTTCTGGCAGAGCGGGGATGGGGAGACACCGACACCGTCACCGATGCGGAGGCGATGCTGACCAGAGAGGAAGAAAAAATCTGGGAAGTTGTAAAAGAACTTCACATCGATATGGAGAATTTTGCCGTACTTTCTTATCCAAAGCTTTTTCACAATCTGAAAGCAGCGGTGAAAGAAGCGGCCGTATCTGACGGGAACCGACATATCTACTATGATGATGTGTCTATTCCGGGAGATGTGATGCGGGAGATCGTCAAAGAGAAAGATTTCTATAAACTTCCCGCAAACATGCAGCATGCGGCGCAGGAGGCGTATGAAGCGCTGCTCCACACGGGAGACGGTCAGTTGTGTGATGTGATCATTGACAGGGCGGCATTGGAAGCGATCTATCAGGCCGGGAAGGAAGCGAAAGCGGATATTATCCGGGCTTACGCAGAGTCCACGGTAGGAGTCGCGGACATCAAGATTGCCGTGCGTTCGCAGAAAACCGCGAAATCGGTAGAGTTTATGAAAAGGGCAATGGCGGAGTGTGACAGTATTAATGTGGATCAACTGTCAAAAGCCGCGCTTGCCGGGATGGAGGCCATCCGGGACTATCTGATGGGGACGGCATACGCGGGGGGAGCGGAAGCGCTTGCCCAATCGCCGTCGGCATTTGAACGCTGGTGTGACAACCGGATCATCGAAACGATCAGTCCTCAGAAATATAACGCATTTACGATAGGTCCTGTGATCGCCTATGTAATTGCGAGACAGAATGAGATCAAAACGGTACGGATCATACTTTCCGGAAAACTGAATGATTTGCCGGAAGATTCCATCCGGGAAAGGGTAAGGGAGATGTATGTATAA
- a CDS encoding V-type ATP synthase subunit F — protein sequence MYKIAVLGDYDSIYGFAALGLDTFPVTAQEEAGERLHQLAAQGYGIIYITEALAAELKHEIVRYQDQILPAIIQIPGISGNTGDGVLGVKKSVEQAVGSDILFSN from the coding sequence ATGTATAAGATAGCGGTATTGGGCGACTATGACAGTATTTATGGCTTCGCTGCGCTGGGACTGGATACATTTCCCGTAACGGCCCAGGAAGAAGCAGGAGAAAGATTGCATCAGCTCGCCGCGCAGGGATATGGAATCATCTATATCACGGAAGCGCTTGCGGCTGAATTGAAACATGAGATCGTGAGATATCAAGACCAGATCCTTCCGGCGATCATCCAGATTCCGGGAATCTCCGGCAACACGGGCGATGGTGTGCTGGGAGTCAAGAAGTCTGTGGAACAGGCAGTAGGGTCTGATATCTTGTTCAGTAACTAA
- a CDS encoding V-type ATP synthase subunit A, with the protein MSSVGTIKKVAGPLVIASGMRDANMSDVVRVSSQRLIGEIIEMHGDEASIQVYEETSGLGPGEPVESTGAPMSVELGPGLIASIYDGIQRPLDDIMKISGNNLQRGVEVAALKRDKKWEFVPVAKVGDAVEAGDVLGTVQETEIVQQKIMVPYGVEGIVKEIKAGEFTVEEVVAVLETKDGDHELTMMQKWPVRRGRPYVKKLPLDVPLVTGQRVVDTFFPIAKGGVAAVPGPFGSGKTVIQHQLAKWAEADIVVYIGCGERGNEMTDVLNEFPELKDPKTGRSLMERTVLIANTSDMPFAAREASIYTGITIAEYFRDMGYSVALMADSTSRWAEALREMSGRLEEMPGEEGYPAYLGSRLAEFYERAGHVISLGKEGREGSLSVIGAVSPPGGDTSEPVSQATLRIVKVFWGLDSNLAYKRHFPAINWLTSYSLYLDNVSGWFNSTVAPDWMEDRQKMMSLLQDEAELEEIVQMVGMDALSPADRLKMEAARSIREDFLHQNSFHEVDTYTPLRKQYLMMKLVLAFYEKSLEALNKGASMRALLGMDVRERIGRYKYTAVDQIETEYEKIMSELDAEIAGAFGKEDF; encoded by the coding sequence ATGAGTAGTGTAGGTACGATAAAAAAAGTTGCGGGGCCGCTGGTCATCGCATCTGGAATGCGCGATGCCAACATGTCTGACGTTGTACGCGTAAGCAGCCAGCGTCTGATCGGGGAGATCATCGAGATGCATGGGGATGAAGCGTCAATCCAGGTATATGAAGAGACATCGGGACTTGGACCCGGCGAACCGGTGGAATCTACCGGGGCGCCAATGTCTGTGGAACTGGGACCAGGACTGATCGCGAGTATCTATGATGGAATCCAGCGTCCGCTCGATGATATCATGAAGATTTCCGGAAATAACCTGCAAAGAGGGGTTGAGGTTGCCGCTCTGAAGAGGGATAAGAAATGGGAGTTTGTTCCTGTGGCAAAAGTCGGTGATGCGGTAGAGGCCGGCGATGTGCTTGGGACTGTCCAGGAAACTGAGATCGTGCAGCAGAAGATCATGGTTCCCTATGGTGTAGAAGGAATAGTAAAAGAGATCAAAGCAGGGGAATTTACGGTAGAAGAAGTGGTGGCTGTCCTTGAGACAAAAGACGGAGACCATGAACTGACCATGATGCAGAAATGGCCGGTCAGAAGAGGCCGTCCTTATGTGAAGAAGCTGCCGCTGGATGTACCGTTGGTAACTGGTCAGAGGGTGGTTGATACCTTCTTCCCTATCGCGAAAGGCGGTGTGGCCGCGGTGCCCGGACCTTTTGGAAGCGGTAAGACGGTCATCCAGCATCAGTTGGCGAAATGGGCAGAGGCGGACATTGTTGTCTACATCGGCTGCGGCGAGCGCGGCAATGAGATGACAGACGTTCTGAACGAGTTCCCAGAACTGAAAGATCCTAAGACCGGCCGGTCTTTGATGGAGCGGACGGTGCTGATCGCCAATACGTCAGATATGCCTTTCGCGGCCCGTGAAGCTTCCATTTATACGGGAATCACTATTGCGGAGTACTTCCGTGATATGGGCTACTCGGTAGCTTTGATGGCAGACTCCACATCCCGATGGGCAGAGGCCCTGCGTGAGATGTCCGGACGTCTGGAAGAGATGCCTGGAGAGGAAGGATATCCGGCGTATCTTGGGTCACGTCTGGCAGAGTTCTACGAGAGAGCTGGACATGTGATCTCTCTTGGAAAAGAAGGAAGAGAAGGTTCTCTTTCCGTGATCGGAGCGGTGTCTCCTCCGGGCGGAGATACTTCGGAGCCTGTTTCTCAGGCAACGCTGCGTATTGTAAAGGTGTTCTGGGGATTGGATTCTAACCTGGCGTATAAGAGGCATTTCCCGGCGATCAATTGGCTGACCAGTTATTCGCTGTATCTTGACAATGTCAGCGGCTGGTTTAACAGTACAGTGGCGCCGGACTGGATGGAGGACCGTCAAAAGATGATGAGTCTTCTTCAGGATGAGGCGGAATTGGAAGAGATCGTGCAGATGGTAGGTATGGATGCCCTGTCTCCGGCAGACCGTCTGAAGATGGAAGCGGCAAGATCCATCCGTGAGGACTTCCTGCATCAGAACTCCTTCCATGAAGTGGATACTTACACGCCGCTCAGGAAACAGTATCTGATGATGAAATTAGTGCTGGCATTCTACGAGAAGTCTCTGGAAGCGTTAAATAAGGGCGCTTCTATGAGGGCGCTTCTTGGAATGGATGTCAGAGAGAGGATCGGCCGCTATAAATATACCGCGGTAGATCAGATTGAGACAGAATACGAGAAGATCATGAGTGAACTTGACGCGGAAATCGCGGGCGCGTTCGGAAAGGAGGACTTCTAA
- a CDS encoding V-type ATP synthase subunit B: protein MPKEYRTIQEVAGPLMMVKGVEGVAYDELGEIELANGEKRRCKVLEVDGDNVVVQLYENAAGINLSNSKVRFLGRSMELGVSGDMLGRVFDGLGRPIDDGPEILPEERRDINGLPMNPAARVYPSEFIQTGVSAIDGLNTLVRGQKLPIFSCSGLPHSQLAAQIARQAKVRGKDENFAVVFAAMGITFEESNFFVESFKETGAIDRTVLFVNLANDPAVERISTPRMALTAAEYLAFEKDMHVLVILTDITNYADALREISAAKKEVPGRRGYPGYMYTDLAQMYERAGRQRGKIGSITMIPILTMPEDDKTHPIPDLTGYITEGQVILSRDLYRKGLQPPIDVLPSLSRLKDKGIGEGKTRADHSNTMNQLFAAYSRGKDAKELMTILGEAALTEIDLIYAQFADAFEKEYVNQGYNTDRSIEETLDIGWKLLSILPRSELKRIDDKFLDEYYGKQ, encoded by the coding sequence ATGCCAAAGGAATATAGAACCATACAGGAAGTTGCCGGACCGCTGATGATGGTAAAAGGCGTAGAAGGCGTAGCTTATGATGAATTAGGGGAGATCGAACTCGCCAATGGAGAGAAACGCCGCTGCAAGGTGCTGGAAGTGGACGGAGATAATGTGGTTGTACAGCTCTACGAGAACGCGGCTGGTATCAACTTGAGCAATAGTAAAGTACGTTTCCTGGGAAGAAGCATGGAGCTGGGCGTGTCCGGCGATATGCTGGGACGTGTTTTCGATGGGCTGGGACGCCCCATTGATGATGGACCGGAGATCCTGCCGGAGGAGAGAAGAGATATCAACGGCCTGCCTATGAATCCGGCGGCTCGTGTGTACCCGTCCGAGTTTATCCAGACTGGTGTGTCGGCGATTGACGGACTGAACACTTTGGTACGAGGCCAGAAGCTGCCGATCTTTTCCTGTTCCGGTCTGCCCCATTCACAACTGGCGGCTCAGATCGCGAGACAGGCGAAGGTAAGAGGAAAAGATGAAAACTTTGCTGTTGTATTCGCGGCTATGGGTATTACTTTCGAGGAATCTAACTTCTTCGTAGAATCCTTCAAGGAGACGGGAGCCATCGACCGTACCGTTTTGTTTGTCAATCTGGCGAACGACCCGGCGGTAGAGCGTATCTCAACGCCGCGTATGGCGCTGACGGCGGCGGAATACCTGGCTTTTGAGAAGGATATGCATGTGTTGGTCATTTTGACGGATATCACAAACTACGCGGACGCGCTCCGTGAGATCTCCGCGGCGAAAAAGGAGGTTCCGGGACGCCGTGGATATCCGGGCTACATGTATACAGACCTGGCTCAGATGTATGAACGCGCGGGACGTCAGAGAGGCAAGATCGGAAGTATCACTATGATCCCGATCCTGACTATGCCGGAAGATGATAAGACCCATCCGATCCCTGACCTGACCGGATATATTACGGAAGGACAGGTAATCTTAAGCCGTGACCTGTACCGGAAGGGACTCCAGCCGCCGATCGATGTGCTGCCATCTCTTTCCCGTCTGAAAGATAAGGGAATCGGCGAAGGAAAGACAAGAGCGGACCATTCCAATACTATGAACCAGTTGTTTGCGGCATATTCACGAGGAAAAGACGCTAAAGAGCTGATGACGATCCTTGGCGAGGCGGCGCTGACGGAGATCGATTTGATCTATGCCCAGTTCGCGGACGCTTTTGAGAAAGAATATGTAAACCAAGGGTACAATACAGATAGGTCCATCGAAGAAACTCTGGATATTGGCTGGAAACTGCTGTCCATTCTGCCGAGGTCCGAGCTGAAGCGAATCGATGATAAATTCTTGGATGAATACTATGGGAAACAGTAA